A part of Streptomyces sp. DSM 40750 genomic DNA contains:
- a CDS encoding tyrosine-type recombinase/integrase, with protein METTYDVKVYKILTYKGARKTTYTVRWEVAGRRWREPFGTVALAEGFRSELIRATGKGVAFVIATGLPVSHRSKSASMSWYAFAVGYVDARWAELGGNSRKNTAKTLTAVTIALLRAQPAQFSPVAVRTALREWAFNATRRAEAPRDVVTILRWVERNSLPVSAWEEPERVDEVLRAVDTRLDGKQAAAWSRKRHRRILNVVMKHAIRRRVLRTNPLPKGKDSTAVTKTTNAVDKRSLMNADQAAALLDWIRRRPRGGQRLHAFFATLYYCALRPEEAVAMRVQDVTLPGPGTADQWCELLIHTATPEVGKQWTDTGEIHEERDLKGRAEGETRTVPGHPALTRILRQHIEDEQLKPGDLLFQGETGGILAGSVIRRAWRSARKAVLLPHVFESPTGRRVYDNRHTRLTKWLNDGIPPAQVAEWAGNSVPVLLATYARCVEGQLPDLKRRLEAAGDLPELPAPG; from the coding sequence ATGGAGACCACGTACGACGTGAAGGTCTACAAGATCCTCACGTACAAGGGGGCCCGAAAGACCACGTACACCGTGCGTTGGGAGGTCGCGGGCAGGCGCTGGCGCGAACCCTTCGGAACCGTCGCACTCGCTGAGGGCTTCCGCTCCGAACTGATCCGTGCCACGGGCAAGGGCGTGGCCTTCGTCATCGCCACCGGACTGCCGGTGTCCCATCGCTCCAAGTCGGCTTCGATGAGCTGGTACGCGTTCGCCGTCGGGTACGTGGACGCCCGTTGGGCGGAGCTTGGCGGCAACAGCCGTAAGAACACGGCGAAGACCCTGACGGCGGTCACCATCGCGCTGCTGCGGGCGCAACCGGCCCAGTTCTCGCCGGTGGCCGTGCGGACGGCGCTGCGCGAGTGGGCGTTCAACGCGACTCGCCGTGCGGAGGCCCCGCGAGACGTGGTGACCATCCTCAGGTGGGTGGAGCGCAACTCCCTGCCGGTCTCGGCCTGGGAGGAGCCGGAGAGGGTCGATGAGGTCCTGCGAGCCGTCGACACGCGCCTCGACGGCAAGCAGGCGGCGGCCTGGTCGAGGAAGCGCCACCGCCGGATCCTCAACGTCGTCATGAAGCACGCGATCCGGCGGCGCGTCCTGCGGACCAACCCCCTCCCCAAGGGGAAGGACTCGACGGCTGTCACCAAGACCACCAATGCTGTGGACAAGCGGTCGTTGATGAATGCGGACCAGGCGGCGGCGCTCCTCGACTGGATCCGGCGCCGGCCGCGTGGAGGACAGCGGCTGCACGCGTTCTTCGCCACGCTGTACTACTGCGCCCTGCGCCCGGAGGAAGCTGTAGCCATGCGCGTGCAGGACGTGACGCTCCCCGGCCCCGGTACCGCGGACCAGTGGTGCGAGCTGCTGATCCACACGGCGACTCCGGAGGTCGGCAAGCAGTGGACCGACACCGGAGAGATCCACGAGGAACGGGACCTGAAGGGCCGCGCCGAGGGCGAGACGCGCACCGTGCCGGGGCATCCCGCCCTGACGCGCATCCTGCGGCAGCACATCGAGGACGAACAGCTCAAGCCGGGGGATCTCCTCTTCCAGGGGGAGACGGGCGGCATTCTCGCGGGTTCGGTCATCCGCCGGGCGTGGCGCAGTGCGCGCAAGGCCGTCCTGCTCCCGCACGTTTTCGAGTCGCCTACCGGGAGGCGGGTGTACGACAACCGGCACACGCGTCTCACGAAGTGGCTCAATGACGGAATTCCACCCGCCCAGGTGGCCGAGTGGGCCGGGAACAGCGTGCCGGTGCTGCTGGCCACCTACGCACGATGCGTC
- a CDS encoding helix-turn-helix transcriptional regulator, whose amino-acid sequence MTTAVRSRTMLTLAEVCEELGVSRSTFYDWRAKRRAPRCIKLPNGDLRIRRSDLDHWLDDREDAA is encoded by the coding sequence ATGACCACGGCCGTCCGGTCGCGCACCATGCTGACCCTCGCGGAGGTCTGCGAGGAACTGGGCGTCTCACGCTCGACCTTCTACGACTGGCGGGCGAAACGGCGTGCGCCGCGTTGCATCAAGCTCCCGAACGGCGACCTCAGGATCCGGCGGAGCGATCTCGACCACTGGCTCGACGACCGTGAGGACGCCGCCTGA
- the repSA gene encoding replication initiator protein RepSA has translation MAHRASPATPKVATSAHPLDPITLGDVLRVASASDYTRWEDQIRRTGGCSDPIHLTGWTLTKDKTTGETLHHYSTENEPGGRLRLACGNRRASRCPSCAWTYAGDTYHLIRAGLAGDDRRDIPAAVRDHPRVFVTLTAPSFGPVHNRPDHGGPCRCGDRHASDAPELGTALDPDTYDYAGAVLFNNHAGQLWQRFTTRLRRELAARGGLARRELADHLRVSYGKVAEFQKRGALHFHAVVRLDGPDGPGTPSPAWATVDVLTDAIRAAAAHSYTSVSVPAADDQPARTFRWGRQLDVRPVKAFGDGSDISEQAVASYVAKYATKAAENTGSLDRRIGELAELDRHGVPDHTRRLITACRDLDALYPDRRLWAWAHMLGFRGHFSSKSRVYSTTLGALRQERADFRAAQEASVLGLDDREPDTVLVLTDWQYAGHGHTPGEAALAATIAHDLHTNRETAREVLRSEGTTE, from the coding sequence ATGGCCCACCGGGCCTCACCCGCGACACCCAAGGTGGCCACGTCCGCCCACCCACTCGACCCGATCACCCTCGGCGACGTCCTCCGGGTGGCCTCGGCCTCCGACTACACCCGCTGGGAGGACCAGATCCGCCGTACCGGCGGCTGCTCCGACCCGATCCACCTGACCGGCTGGACGCTTACCAAGGACAAGACCACCGGCGAGACGCTGCACCACTACTCCACCGAGAACGAGCCGGGCGGACGCTTGCGCCTCGCCTGCGGCAACCGCCGGGCCTCCCGCTGCCCGTCCTGCGCCTGGACCTACGCGGGCGACACCTACCACCTCATCCGCGCCGGCCTCGCCGGTGACGACCGCCGGGACATCCCCGCCGCCGTCCGCGATCACCCGCGCGTCTTCGTCACCCTCACGGCCCCCTCGTTCGGCCCGGTCCACAACCGGCCCGATCACGGCGGCCCCTGCCGCTGCGGCGACCGGCACGCGTCCGACGCCCCGGAGCTGGGCACCGCCCTCGACCCGGACACCTACGACTACGCGGGCGCCGTCCTGTTCAACAACCACGCCGGACAGCTCTGGCAGCGCTTCACCACCCGGCTCCGCCGCGAACTCGCCGCCCGCGGCGGCCTGGCCCGCCGGGAACTCGCCGACCACCTGCGCGTCTCGTACGGCAAAGTGGCCGAGTTCCAGAAGCGCGGGGCCCTGCACTTCCACGCCGTCGTACGACTCGACGGCCCTGACGGACCCGGTACACCGTCGCCCGCCTGGGCCACGGTCGACGTGCTCACGGACGCGATACGGGCCGCCGCCGCGCACTCGTACACGTCCGTCTCGGTTCCGGCCGCCGATGACCAGCCCGCGAGGACCTTCCGATGGGGCCGACAGCTCGACGTCCGGCCGGTCAAGGCCTTCGGGGACGGCTCCGACATCTCGGAACAGGCCGTGGCCTCCTACGTCGCCAAGTACGCCACCAAAGCCGCCGAGAACACCGGCAGCCTGGACCGCCGCATCGGCGAACTCGCCGAACTCGACCGCCACGGCGTACCCGACCACACCCGGCGGCTCATCACTGCCTGTCGCGACCTCGACGCCCTGTACCCGGACCGACGCCTCTGGGCCTGGGCGCACATGCTCGGCTTCCGCGGGCACTTCTCGTCCAAGTCGCGCGTCTACTCCACCACCCTCGGCGCCCTCCGCCAGGAACGCGCTGACTTCCGCGCCGCGCAAGAGGCGTCCGTCCTCGGCCTCGACGACCGCGAACCGGACACCGTTCTCGTCCTGACCGACTGGCAGTACGCCGGCCACGGCCACACCCCGGGTGAAGCCGCCCTCGCCGCGACCATCGCGCACGACCTGCACACCAACCGCGAGACCGCTCGCGAAGTGCTCCGGAGCGAAGGGACCACGGAATGA
- a CDS encoding SpdD-like protein encodes MLRPKIPTMPTPTGLVTPPAVVEPTTVVQHHPTPAPAPAASIRPTIQLTPGTALAFVGAGTAVVLVLGVVLVSLLLAVAITGASVAVCAVVLRSLMNADAKRR; translated from the coding sequence ATGCTCCGCCCGAAGATCCCCACGATGCCGACCCCTACCGGACTCGTCACCCCGCCCGCCGTGGTCGAGCCGACCACCGTGGTCCAGCACCATCCGACGCCGGCCCCGGCCCCGGCCGCGTCGATCCGCCCGACGATCCAGCTCACCCCCGGCACCGCACTCGCGTTCGTCGGAGCCGGCACGGCCGTGGTCCTGGTCCTCGGTGTCGTCTTGGTCTCGCTGCTCCTGGCGGTCGCCATCACCGGCGCGTCCGTCGCCGTCTGCGCCGTCGTCCTGCGCTCCCTGATGAACGCCGACGCCAAGCGACGCTGA
- a CDS encoding mobile element transfer protein has protein sequence MPARDNFHSVMRIGPVQIGTHRDHHGRTVHAAVCTADRCGWSADYSSQSAAQLAARTHRCRVR, from the coding sequence ATGCCCGCCCGCGACAACTTCCACTCCGTGATGCGGATCGGTCCCGTGCAGATCGGCACCCACCGCGACCACCACGGCCGGACCGTGCACGCCGCCGTCTGCACCGCCGACCGCTGCGGCTGGTCCGCCGACTACTCCAGCCAGTCCGCCGCCCAGCTCGCCGCCCGCACCCACCGCTGCCGCGTCCGCTAG
- a CDS encoding DUF2637 domain-containing protein yields MGVRHGLRIDAVLVQAVIAGALSFAHLHDLAAAAGQDGWKAWAYPVSVDLLLVAAWRRLRSEGPSRLAWCWFLIALFASLGANVATAGFLDLADPPALLRLGIAGWPALAFLGGTLLAHSADHRLPVETEPVLAPEPDIAEDREPAPEPVPDSEPVPAPVEAPPAFPSADPVPAVPAVLIDHARKVAADYRDRTGAPIDTDTLRARLGVPPHLADAIAAQLA; encoded by the coding sequence ATGGGCGTCCGCCACGGCCTCCGTATCGACGCGGTGCTGGTTCAGGCCGTGATCGCCGGTGCCCTGTCCTTCGCCCACCTGCACGACCTGGCTGCCGCTGCCGGACAGGACGGCTGGAAGGCCTGGGCCTACCCGGTGAGTGTGGACCTGCTCCTGGTCGCCGCCTGGCGACGACTCCGCTCCGAGGGCCCGTCGCGGCTGGCCTGGTGCTGGTTCCTCATCGCCCTGTTCGCCTCCCTCGGCGCGAACGTCGCCACCGCCGGATTCCTCGACCTGGCCGACCCGCCCGCCCTGCTCCGCCTCGGCATCGCCGGGTGGCCCGCGCTTGCCTTCCTCGGCGGCACCCTCCTCGCCCACTCCGCCGACCACCGGCTCCCGGTTGAGACGGAACCTGTCCTGGCCCCGGAACCCGACATCGCGGAGGACCGCGAACCGGCCCCCGAACCCGTGCCGGACTCGGAGCCTGTCCCGGCCCCGGTAGAGGCACCACCGGCGTTTCCGTCCGCCGACCCGGTGCCCGCGGTTCCTGCCGTCCTCATCGACCACGCACGCAAGGTCGCCGCCGACTACCGCGACCGCACCGGTGCCCCGATCGACACCGACACCCTCCGCGCCCGCCTCGGCGTCCCGCCCCACCTCGCCGACGCCATCGCCGCCCAGCTCGCCTGA
- a CDS encoding FtsK/SpoIIIE domain-containing protein, with amino-acid sequence MTGFTVALVLVVAAAGLLRWRRPAWYWLVFGVALATLRVLVRYRSVMDACGLTVPPARWRLALARATNRPMPESRPPRILRLRPTRTGLVLRLKLRPGQDAFDIAAASDRLRHSFSMYGVTSRELRSGVVEVRMTGYDVLKRVQMPATPVTRPMRVPVALRHDGSVHYRDYRAIPHALTLGATESGKSVYQRNLVVGLAPMDVALVGIDCKQGVELFPLARRFSALADNPDTAAELLDALVTRMADVYQLIRAQQLISVDVPDAEIAADIWDLPDELRPTPVVVLVDEVAELALYANKEEEKRRDRIITALVRLAQLGRAAGIYLEICGQRFGSELGKGITMLRAQLTGRTAHRVNDETSANMAFGDISPDAVLAAIQIPAEMRGIAIAGDSSGGWHRIRAPHTSLRQAVNLCNRHADRTPDLPELAPFRPALVGPAAPVLSVKPSPATA; translated from the coding sequence ATGACCGGCTTCACGGTCGCTCTGGTGCTGGTCGTCGCTGCCGCGGGTCTCCTGCGGTGGCGGCGCCCCGCCTGGTACTGGCTGGTCTTCGGGGTCGCCCTGGCCACGCTGCGGGTCCTGGTCCGGTACCGCTCCGTCATGGACGCATGCGGGCTGACCGTACCGCCCGCGCGATGGCGGCTCGCCCTGGCACGGGCCACCAACCGCCCGATGCCGGAGTCCCGTCCGCCGCGCATACTGCGGCTGCGGCCGACTCGCACCGGCCTGGTCCTACGGCTCAAGCTGCGCCCCGGCCAGGACGCCTTCGACATCGCCGCCGCCTCGGACCGGCTGCGGCACTCGTTCTCGATGTACGGCGTGACCTCGCGTGAGCTGCGATCCGGCGTCGTAGAGGTGCGGATGACCGGCTACGACGTGCTCAAGCGGGTGCAGATGCCCGCCACGCCCGTGACCCGGCCCATGCGGGTTCCCGTCGCCCTGCGGCATGACGGCTCGGTGCACTATCGCGACTACCGGGCGATACCCCATGCCCTCACCCTCGGCGCCACGGAATCCGGCAAGTCCGTCTACCAACGCAACCTGGTCGTCGGCCTCGCCCCGATGGACGTCGCGCTCGTCGGCATCGACTGTAAGCAAGGGGTTGAGCTGTTCCCGCTGGCCCGCAGGTTCTCCGCGCTGGCTGACAACCCCGACACCGCCGCCGAACTGCTCGACGCGCTCGTGACTCGGATGGCAGATGTCTATCAGCTCATCCGTGCCCAGCAACTGATATCGGTCGACGTACCGGACGCTGAGATCGCCGCCGACATCTGGGACCTGCCCGACGAACTGCGTCCGACCCCGGTCGTCGTCCTGGTCGACGAGGTTGCGGAACTCGCCCTGTACGCCAACAAGGAGGAGGAGAAGCGACGGGACCGGATCATCACCGCGCTGGTCCGCCTCGCCCAACTCGGCCGCGCGGCCGGCATCTACCTGGAGATCTGCGGGCAGCGTTTCGGCTCCGAACTCGGCAAGGGCATCACCATGCTCCGCGCCCAGCTCACCGGCCGCACCGCCCACCGCGTCAATGACGAGACCTCCGCCAACATGGCCTTCGGTGACATCTCCCCGGACGCCGTCCTCGCCGCCATCCAGATTCCGGCCGAGATGCGGGGGATCGCCATCGCGGGCGACTCCTCCGGCGGCTGGCACCGCATCCGTGCCCCGCACACGTCGCTCCGCCAGGCCGTGAACCTCTGCAACCGGCACGCCGACCGGACGCCGGACCTGCCCGAGCTGGCGCCGTTCCGGCCCGCCCTCGTCGGACCCGCCGCTCCCGTGCTGTCGGTCAAGCCTTCTCCGGCCACCGCCTGA
- a CDS encoding SCO3933 family regulatory protein, translating to MRQIPVDTSAAVVMVAKTPQPKVKDRRTGEIAMDIESGSKLMTVDVMFAANEEVEILSITVPEPGISGELAMGTPVALTGLVARPWENDFNGQKRHGIAFRAVAVTSLANVNAAAGPKAA from the coding sequence ATGCGTCAGATTCCCGTCGACACCTCCGCCGCGGTCGTGATGGTGGCCAAGACCCCGCAGCCCAAGGTCAAGGACCGCCGCACGGGCGAGATCGCCATGGACATCGAGTCCGGATCGAAGCTGATGACGGTCGACGTGATGTTCGCGGCGAACGAAGAGGTGGAAATCCTGTCCATCACCGTCCCGGAGCCCGGGATCAGCGGTGAGCTGGCGATGGGCACGCCGGTCGCGCTCACCGGCCTGGTCGCCCGGCCCTGGGAGAACGACTTCAACGGCCAGAAGCGGCACGGCATCGCGTTCCGTGCGGTCGCGGTCACCTCGCTCGCCAACGTCAACGCCGCCGCAGGGCCGAAGGCGGCCTGA
- a CDS encoding GntR family transcriptional regulator: MGTAAGGGTAGPRYVQIAEEIVQQIRAGVLKPGDMVPSESELVERYGVSGGTIRKAMAEVRASGLVETRHGKGSIVKNRPPVRHRSSDRFRRSLRQGGQAAYLAESAQSGATAKVSVLYVGPMEAPEDAAQRLGVSAGTQVLARRRLYFRNGVPVETATSYLPWDVVKEIPELFAENPGGGGIYARLEDHGHEFAEFVETLQARPASKSEASELALSQGAAVVHLIREARTTAGLVVEVCDTLMAADQFVFEYRIPADD, from the coding sequence ATGGGAACTGCTGCTGGAGGGGGCACGGCCGGGCCTCGGTACGTGCAGATCGCGGAAGAGATCGTGCAGCAGATCCGGGCGGGGGTTCTGAAGCCTGGTGACATGGTGCCGAGTGAGTCCGAGCTGGTGGAACGTTACGGCGTGTCTGGCGGCACCATCCGTAAGGCCATGGCCGAGGTGCGGGCCAGTGGACTCGTCGAGACCCGGCACGGCAAAGGCTCGATCGTGAAGAACCGGCCTCCTGTGCGGCACCGCTCCTCCGATCGCTTCCGGCGTTCGCTCCGGCAAGGCGGGCAGGCGGCCTACCTTGCGGAGTCCGCACAGTCCGGCGCCACCGCAAAGGTGAGCGTCCTCTATGTCGGGCCCATGGAGGCTCCCGAGGACGCTGCTCAGCGCCTAGGTGTCTCCGCCGGTACGCAGGTGTTGGCCCGTCGGCGTCTCTACTTCCGCAACGGCGTTCCGGTCGAGACCGCCACGTCCTACCTGCCGTGGGATGTCGTGAAGGAGATCCCGGAGCTGTTCGCCGAGAACCCCGGCGGTGGTGGCATCTACGCCCGGCTCGAAGACCACGGACATGAGTTCGCGGAGTTCGTCGAGACGTTGCAAGCTCGGCCGGCCTCGAAGTCGGAAGCCTCGGAGCTTGCGCTGAGCCAGGGTGCTGCAGTGGTTCACCTGATCCGGGAGGCCCGTACGACCGCGGGTCTGGTGGTCGAGGTGTGCGACACGCTCATGGCCGCTGACCAGTTCGTTTTCGAGTACCGAATCCCTGCCGACGACTGA